A region of Micromonospora sp. WMMD882 DNA encodes the following proteins:
- a CDS encoding CHAT domain-containing protein: protein MEPTPDDPYAELRQALEAVLRRRRGADPRALLTALDRIAERGEEPAELLDAMRLLVENQIAVQDRDYATLLLMPGRFEEMLARVGPDAPYAGALRAAAGVARAMGRFAAADPDVVPALADELRATVAALGEHEPTRAYLELLDHRVGLARKAYAAELGSDGPGSDGPGSDGPGSDGPGSDGPGGRPGDDEINRLRRFAALNPSIGPVEQAVIFADVAQLLMAQVADRPHLATAAIRDLRTALRIAPPDDPDRVRFRALLGNALLRRAEAALAASTTGRALAIRPALRPRVAARRDVDQALTLLDQVVTEAEETHHPHRAWAGMTLADGYRRAGRHAEARAAGLRALRGHAWQVLLQSHAVAAATAGVFAPEDALRIARWCIADGDAEGAVTALDAGRGLILHAATETDDVPARLVAAGAPELAARWPGGPDAVPDADGQPVGPAPVELRRAAFARLTLDGTLLDPPSPDEIRAALRDAGFDALVYLVPGAPAEPASLVTGAAAEPARPGAAVVVDVDGSTTIHPLPELTAPPYPARLPSAAAVGTAGAAGPGGVIGPGAAARAGGERDLSSPRPRPPDELERLCGWAWRVAVGPLLDTLPSRPDAPPSRLVLVPMGELAEVPWHAARHPDGGYATQRAVFSYAASARMLCHAAAVTGARPAPPAAAGAEVGPVLIVGDPDPAGTAADLAGARREALALRDTYPGARYVGRLADGAPSPEGTGTPEEVLAFSGSVLHLACHGVVRDGWGADDTSYLVLAGGRRLAAERLIAARGARRPAVVVLAACSSSVSGRGWDEAFSLTTAFLAGGSGAVVAARWSVPDEETAALMLSFHRHLRAGHPPVDALRAAQLDQIQTGTAALRAWAAFTHSGR from the coding sequence TCGAGGAGATGCTGGCCCGGGTCGGGCCGGACGCCCCGTACGCGGGCGCCCTCCGGGCCGCCGCCGGGGTGGCCAGGGCGATGGGCCGGTTCGCCGCCGCCGACCCGGACGTCGTCCCGGCGCTGGCCGACGAGCTGCGCGCCACCGTGGCGGCCCTCGGCGAGCACGAACCCACCCGGGCGTACCTCGAACTGCTCGACCACCGGGTCGGCCTGGCCCGCAAGGCGTACGCCGCCGAGCTGGGTTCCGACGGCCCGGGTTCCGACGGCCCGGGTTCCGACGGGCCGGGTTCCGACGGGCCGGGTTCCGACGGGCCGGGCGGTCGGCCGGGGGACGACGAGATCAACCGGTTGCGCCGGTTCGCGGCGCTGAACCCCTCGATCGGGCCGGTCGAGCAGGCCGTCATCTTCGCCGACGTGGCACAACTGCTCATGGCGCAGGTCGCGGACCGGCCGCACCTCGCCACCGCCGCGATCCGGGACCTGCGTACCGCGCTGCGGATCGCGCCCCCCGACGACCCGGACCGGGTACGCTTCCGCGCGCTGCTCGGCAACGCGCTGCTGCGCCGGGCCGAGGCCGCCCTGGCCGCCTCCACCACCGGTCGGGCGCTGGCGATCCGGCCGGCGCTACGGCCGCGCGTCGCCGCCCGACGTGACGTCGACCAGGCGTTGACGCTGCTCGACCAGGTGGTGACCGAGGCCGAGGAGACCCACCACCCGCACCGGGCGTGGGCCGGCATGACGCTCGCCGACGGGTACCGCCGCGCCGGCCGGCACGCCGAAGCCCGCGCGGCCGGGCTGCGCGCCCTGCGCGGCCACGCCTGGCAGGTGCTCCTCCAGTCGCACGCCGTCGCGGCGGCCACCGCCGGGGTGTTCGCCCCTGAGGACGCGCTGCGGATCGCGCGCTGGTGCATCGCGGACGGCGACGCCGAGGGCGCGGTCACCGCGCTGGACGCCGGCCGGGGGCTCATCCTGCACGCCGCCACCGAGACCGACGACGTGCCGGCCAGACTCGTCGCGGCCGGCGCGCCCGAGCTGGCGGCCCGCTGGCCCGGCGGGCCGGACGCCGTTCCCGACGCCGACGGCCAACCGGTCGGGCCGGCGCCCGTCGAGCTGCGCCGGGCCGCGTTCGCCCGGCTCACCCTGGACGGCACGCTGCTCGACCCGCCCAGTCCGGACGAGATCCGGGCCGCCCTGCGGGACGCCGGCTTCGACGCGCTGGTCTACCTGGTGCCCGGCGCGCCCGCCGAACCCGCCTCGTTGGTGACCGGGGCCGCCGCCGAGCCGGCCCGACCCGGCGCGGCTGTGGTCGTCGACGTCGACGGGTCCACCACCATCCACCCGCTGCCGGAGCTGACCGCCCCGCCGTACCCGGCGCGACTCCCTTCCGCCGCCGCGGTCGGAACTGCTGGCGCAGCCGGTCCCGGTGGCGTGATCGGCCCTGGTGCTGCTGCCCGCGCCGGTGGCGAACGGGATCTGAGCTCACCGAGACCCCGACCGCCGGACGAGCTGGAACGACTCTGCGGCTGGGCGTGGCGGGTAGCGGTCGGGCCGCTGCTGGACACCCTGCCGTCCCGGCCGGATGCTCCGCCGTCCCGGCTGGTCCTGGTGCCGATGGGCGAGCTGGCCGAGGTGCCCTGGCACGCCGCCCGACACCCGGACGGCGGGTACGCGACGCAGCGCGCCGTCTTCTCGTACGCGGCGTCCGCCCGGATGCTCTGCCACGCCGCCGCCGTGACCGGGGCCCGCCCCGCGCCCCCGGCCGCCGCCGGAGCCGAGGTCGGGCCGGTGCTGATCGTCGGTGACCCGGACCCGGCGGGGACGGCCGCCGACCTGGCCGGCGCCCGCCGGGAGGCGCTGGCGCTGCGCGACACGTACCCCGGGGCCCGGTACGTCGGCCGGCTCGCCGACGGCGCGCCCAGCCCCGAGGGCACGGGTACGCCGGAGGAGGTGCTGGCGTTCTCCGGCAGCGTCCTGCACCTGGCCTGCCACGGGGTGGTCCGCGACGGCTGGGGCGCCGACGACACGTCGTACCTGGTGCTGGCCGGTGGGCGACGGCTGGCCGCCGAACGGCTGATCGCGGCGCGCGGCGCCCGACGACCCGCTGTGGTGGTGCTGGCCGCGTGCAGCAGCAGCGTCTCCGGTCGGGGCTGGGACGAGGCGTTCAGCCTGACCACCGCGTTCCTCGCCGGGGGCAGTGGCGCGGTGGTGGCAGCCCGGTGGAGCGTCCCCGACGAGGAGACCGCCGCGCTGATGCTGTCGTTCCACCGGCACCTGCGTGCCGGTCACCCGCCCGTTGACGCCCTGCGCGCCGCCCAACTCGACCAGATCCAAACGGGTACGGCCGCGCTCCGCGCCTGGGCCGCCTTCACCCACTCCGGCCGCTGA